A region of Catharus ustulatus isolate bCatUst1 chromosome 9, bCatUst1.pri.v2, whole genome shotgun sequence DNA encodes the following proteins:
- the CDC20 gene encoding cell division cycle protein 20 homolog produces MAQFLFEADLHGLLKLDTPIPNAPPARWQRKAKESGPGPSPVGVSPMKPANRSHSFSKTPSKTPGKSGSKIQSTPTKAGGDRYIPNRSTMQMEMANFLLTKENDPAEESPTKKEQQKAWAVNLNGFDVEEAKILRLSGKPQNAPEGYQNNLKVLYSQKMTPGSSRKNSRYIPSMPDRILDAPEIRNDYYLNLIDWSSQNFLAVALDNSVYLWNHASGEIIQLLQMEHPDVYISSVSWIKEGNYLAVGTSSAEVQLWDIQQQKRLRNMTSHCARVGTLSWNSYILSSGARTGHIHHHDVRVAEHHVATLTGHTQEVCGLKWSLDGRYLASGGNDNLVNVWPCTQGGGGDFAPVQTFTQHQGAVKAVAWCPWQMNVLATGGGTSDRHIRIWNVCSGACLSAVDAHSQVCSILWSTNYKEFISGHGFAQNQLVLWKYPTMTKVAELQGHTARILNLTMSPDGTTVASVAADETLRLWRCFEMDPIKKKEKEKANSAKSSIIHQSIR; encoded by the exons ATGGCGCAGTTCCTGTTCGAGGCGGACCTGCACGGGCTGCTGAAGCTGGACACGCCGATCCCGAACGCGCCGCCGGCACGATGGCAGCGCAAGGCCAAGGAGAGCGGCCCCGGGCCCAGCCCCGTCGGCGTGTCGCCCATGAAGCCAGCTAATCGCTCCCACAGCTTCAGCAAGACGCCGTCCAAGACACCCG GTAAATCTGGATCCAAAATTCAAAGCACCCCCACAAAGGCTGGGGGGGATCGCTACATTCCCAACCGCAGCACTATGCAGATGGAGATGGCAAATTTCCTCCTAACCAAAGAGAATGACCCTGCTGAGGAATCCCCTACCAAGAAG GAGCAACAGAAAGCCTGGGCAGTGAATCTGAATGGTTTTGATGTAGAAGAGGCAAAGATCCTCCGCCTCAGTGGAAAACCACAAAATGCTCCAGAAG GCTATCAGAATAACCTGAAAGTGCTCTACAGTCAGAAAATGACGCCTGGATCCAGCAGGAAGAATAGCAGATATATTCCCTCAATGCCCGACCGCATCCTGGATGCACCGGAGATCCGCAATGACTACT ATCTGAATCTCATAGACTGGAGCTCCCAGAACTTCCTGGCAGTGGCTCTGGACAACTCTGTTTATCTGTGGAATCACGCTTCTGGGGAGATtatccagctgctgcagatggaGCATCCAGATGTTTACATTTCCTCTGTGTCATGGATTAAAGAAGGAAACTACCTTGCTGTTGGCACAAGTAGTGCTGAGGTCCAG CTCTGGGACATTCAGCAGCAGAAACGCCTCCGAAACATGACCAGCCATTGCGCCCGTGTGGGAACCCTCAGCTGGAACAGCTACATCCTCTCCAG tGGGGCACGGACTGGCCACATCCATCACCATGATGTCCGAGTGGCTGAGCATCATGTGGCCACCCTTACTGGCCACACACAGGAGGTGTGTGGACTCAAATGGTCTCTAGATGGCCGCTACCTGGCCAGTGGTGGCAATGACAATCTAGTAAACGTCTGGCCATGCACCCAAGGCGGGGGTGGAGACTTTGCTCCTGTACAGACCTTCACTCAGCACCAGGGTGCTGTCAAG GCTGTGGCGTGGTGCCCATGGCAGATGAATGTTCTAGCCACTGGAGGTGGCACGAGTGACAGACATATCCGCATCTGGAATGTGTGTTCTGGCGCCTGCCTCAGTGCTGTTGATGCCCATTCACAG GTCTGTTCTATCCTGTGGTCAACAAACTACAAGGAGTTCATTTCAGGCCATGGCTTTGCACAGAATCAGCTCGTTCTATGGAAGTATCCAACAATGACTAAGGTTGCTGAGCTGCAAG GTCATACTGCCAGAATCCTGAACCTGACCATGAGCCCTGATGGTACAACAGTAGCCTCAGTAGCTGCTGATGAAACACTGCGGCTCTGGCGCTGTTTTGAGATGGACCCCAtaaagaagaaggagaaagaaaaggcaaacagTGCCAAAAGCAGTATTATTCACCAGAGCATCCGTTGA
- the MPL gene encoding thrombopoietin receptor — MGQGEPPARLPELHSHHFPDKGIAWRSHSSSQDTGKGRLQHVWLWHTGCRMAACLCQGWQFSLLPAILLSLRSPPSAPEPVTSQDAALLAGVTEDILCFSRSFEDLTCFWDEEETTTEMYHFYYWYNRDVPRVCVVSMWHHGAGGKRHVCVFPSQDVRLFAQLHLCILDATTNQTKYWRELSVDAVGLIGPPENITARWAGAAGQLCVSWQPPLADLWNFFLYEVQCCPAISPGTPCSTTLNPGGQHPGDPSIQSAVSTHRPWAGVSSPAVGQRLVQANTWVVLRDLQPGVRYHIQVRSKPDGTSMDGVWGPWSQAVAAETPRSSGEQPFPLQGCWQEQQGGIPAWDCRGWGPAVGEVQHPSFGGPRGSSPLPAMALTCPGDIGLCCSTPDLRHVHCEWSWDPAEPHSSHQLFYRPPSSGAGTRENAWQQCEEVSRGAQGTHSCTFQPKAGSAISVLVNVTRTHKLPTLSYFKEPFLLHQAVLTDAPQLVQATVSHNQLSLQWLPPLELLAEQLDYQVRYAIENSHDWKVLQVPRGARKEVLDLRPGTRYHAQVRAQPSGPWYQGSWSAWSKPVVVDAVADTGWLIPSVTMVPLLLSAVLLGLRCTFPSLYSNVKQKLWPPVPDLHRALGSFIQESGKHGQVSAFDKQPPEEAVLPCLLEVLPSPRREAGPPPEPAGGRLSSTDIANQSYLLMSGWEPRGATTAPTPP, encoded by the exons atggggcagggggagcccCCAGCCAGGCTTCCTGAGCTGCACAGCCACCACTTCCCAGATAAAGGTATCGCCTGgaggagccacagcagctcccaggacacTGGAAAGGGTCGACTGCAGCACGTGTGGCTCTGGCACACAGGTTGCAGGATGGcagcctgcctgtgccagggctggcagttCTCACTGCTCCCTGCCATCCTGCTCAGCCTCCGCAGCCCACCGTCAGCCCCTGAGCCAGTGACATCCCAAG ATGCTGCACTGCTAGCAGGCGTGACCGAGGACATCCTCTGTTTCTCCCGCTCCTTCGAGGACCTCACCTGCTTCTGGGATGAGGAGGAGACAACCACTGAGATGTACCACTTCTACTACTGGTACAACAG GGATGTGCCCAGAGTGTGCGTGGTCTCCATGTGGCACCATGGGGCTGGTGGGAAGCGACATGTCTGCGTCTTCCCCAGCCAGGACGTGAGGCTCTTCGCCCAGCTCCACCTATGCATCCTGGATGCCACCACAAACCAGACAAAGTATTGGCGGGAGCTCAGTGTGGATGCAGTGG GTCTCATTGGTCCCCCAGAGAACATCACAGCccgctgggctggggctgctgggcagctctgcgTGTCGTGGCAGCCACCACTCGCTGACTTATGGAACTTCTTCCTCTACGAggtgcagtgctgccctgccatctccccagggacaccctgcagcaccacatTGAATCCTGGTGGGCAGCACCCTGGAGACCCCTCCATTCAGTCAGCTGTCAGCACTCACAGACCCTGGGCTGGGGTATCCTCCCCGGCAGTGGGGCAG AGGCTGGTCCAGGCCAACACCTGGGTGGTGCTCCGGGACCTGCAGCCAGGGGTGAGGTACCACATCCAGGTGCGCAGCAAGCCCGACGGTACCTCCATGGACGGTGTCTGGGGGCCCTGGTCAcaggcagtggctgcagagaCACCCCGCTCCTCCGGTGAGCAGCCATTCCCTCTGCAGGGTTGctggcaggaacagcagggagGCATCCCCGCCTGGGACTGCAGGGGGTGGGGTCCTGCTGTGGGTGAGGTGCAACACCCAAGTTTTGGGGGGCCAAGGGGAAGCAgccccctccctgccatggctctcacctgcccaggagacattgggctgtgctgcagtacCCCTGACCTGCGGCACGTGCACTGCGAGTGGAGTTGggaccctgcagagccccacagctcccaccagcTCTTCTACCGGCCACCTTCGAGCGGGGCTGGCACAAG GGAAAATGCATGGCAACAGTGTGAGGAGGTGAgcaggggggcacagggcaCCCATTCCTGCACCTTCCAGCCcaaggctggcagtgccatctcTGTCCTGGTGAATGTCACCCGGACACACAAACTGCCCACACTCAGCTACTTCAAGGAGCCCTTTTTGCTGCACCAAGCTG TGCTCACAGATGCCCCACAGCTTGTGCAGGCGACAGTGTCGCACAACCAGCTGAGCCTGCAGTGGCTGccacccctggagctgctggcagagcagctggactACCAGGTCCGCTACGCCATTGAGAACAGCCATGACTGGAAG GTCCTGCAGGTTCCACGAGGAGCTAGGAAAGAAGTCCTGGACCTGCGGCCTGGCACCCGCTACCACGCCCAGGTGCGGGCCCAGCCCAGCGGGCCATGGTATCAGGGCAGCTGGAGCGCCTGGTCCAAACCCGTTGTGGTCGATGCCGTGGCCGATACGG GCTGGCTCATCCCCAGTGTCACGATGGTGCCGCTGCTCCTCTCAGCAGTGCTTCTGGGGCTGCGGTgcaccttcccctccctctACAG CAACGTGAAGCAGAAACTCTGGCCGCCCGTTCCTGACCTGCACCGTGCTCTGGGCAGCTTTATCCAGGAGAGCGGCAAGCACGGCCAG gtcaGCGCTTTCGACAAGCAGCCGCCGGAGGAGGCcgtcctgccctgcctgctggaggtgctgcccagcccGCGGCGCGAGGCGGGCCCGCCGCCGGAGCCCGCTGGGGGCCGCCTGTCCAGCACCGACATCGCCAACCAATCGTACCTGCTCATGAGCGGCTGGGAGCCGCGGGGAGCCACGACCGCCCCCACCCCGCCATAA
- the ELOVL1 gene encoding elongation of very long chain fatty acids protein 1, whose amino-acid sequence MEGIVTMYQDFMKKADPRIADYPLMQSPFLVMGILLGYVYFVLSLGPRLMANRKPLNLKKFMVLYNFFLVGLSLYIVYEFLMAGWLTGYTWRCDPVDFSQDPKALRMVSVAWLFVFSKFIELTDTVIFVLRKKNEQVTFLHLFHHSVLPWSWWWGAKFGPGGMGSFHAMINSMVHVVMYFYYGLSAAGPAFQKYLWWKKHITAIQLAQFVIVSVHISQYYFMPNCQYQFPIFIHLIWIYGTIFFILFSNFWYQSYTKGKRLPRVAQQAAQHNGSSIHENGTVTNGKVKAN is encoded by the exons ATGGAGGGGATTGTGACTATGTATCAGGACTTCATGAAGAAAGCAG ACCCCCGCATCGCTGATTATCCACTGATGCAGTCCCCATTCCTTGTGATGGGCATCCTTCTGGGATATGTCTACTTTGTCTTATCCTTGGGTCCCCGGCTAATGGCTAACAGGAAGCCTTTAAACCTGAAGAAGTTCATGGTGCTATACAACTTCTTTCTGGTGGGACTCTCCCTTTACATAGTCTATGAG TTCCTGATGGCAGGGTGGCTTACTGGGTACACCTGGCGATGTGACCCTGTGGACTTCTCACAGGACCCCAAGGCCCTCAGG ATGGTCAGTGTTGCTTGgctctttgttttctccaaaTTCATCGAACTAACAGACACG GTGATCTTTGTCCTGCGGAAGAAGAATGAACAGGTCACATTCCTGCACCTTTTCCACCACTCTGTTCTGCCATGGAGCTGGTGGTGGGGAGCAAAGTTTGGTCCAG GGGGAATGGGCTCATTCCACGCCATGATCAATTCCATGGTGCATGTTGTCATGTATTTCTACTATGGGCtctcagcagcaggacctgcctttcagAAGTACCTGTGGTGGAAGAAGCATATCACAGCCATCCAGCTG GCACAGTTTGTGATTGTCTCCGTCCACATCTCCCAGTATTACTTCATGCCCAACTGCCAATACCAGTTCCCCATCTTCATTCACCTTATCTGGATTTATGGGACCatcttcttcatcctcttctCCAACTTTTGGTACCAGTCCTACACCAAGGGCAAGCGGTTGCCCAGGGTGGCTCAACAAGCAGCCCAGCACAACGGTAGCAGCATCCATGAAAATGGCACTGTCACCAATGGCAAGGTCAAAGCCAATTAG